The nucleotide window AGCCAAAGGAGACGTCAAGCCGGCTGTTCACACGTTCCACGGCCGTTCGTTTCACGTATGCCTTCGCCCATGTGTAACTGGCTCGATCGATCGGTGTGAAGATCCGGCGGTCCTCCTTGAGCGGAATCCGAATTCCTTGGGCAATCGGACACTCCGCTTGTCCTTCACAGGTGATGCCATATTGTTTGGCCGGACAACGCTTTTTGAGGGTGGCTCGATCTTTCTCAAAGCCCCCATTCGCCATTTCGCGCTCTTTCCCGGTCATCGGGCAGTGACAGTACACGGTGCCTTTATAGTCATGCGTGACATTTTCAATGTCCATCAGTTGGCGCGTGTCCTCGCCATCTTTCCACATGTCCCGGATATCAATGACAGGCTTGGTTTGATGGTCATCCCACAGCCGCTCAAGCATTTTGGTGTCATCGTAACCGCGATCACCGGCGAGTGTTTCTGCTTGTCCCAAAAGCCAAGGGCGTTCTTTTTCAAGCTCATTGATCATATCATGACCGGCGTTAATATCGGGCACCGATGCTTTCGTAACTGAATAAGCCACAGGCAATTCATAGGCCGCGTCGACGATCAGGTGGATTTTATAGCCGAACCATTTGATCACTTTGTTCCAGATCGTCCCGTCTTTGTGTTTCCCCTTATATTCTTTCTTCCCATAATCGGCATCGGTATCACGGCGTCCGTCAGGATCCTCATCCTTATGTTTTCCCTTCGCAAAAGAGTCTACTGCCTTACCATCGATCGCAAGGGCCTTCCCGAAATCAGGGAGGAGCTCGCTCAATTGTTCCACCATCGTTTCAAAAATCGCTTCAACCTTTGATTCGTGCGCCCGCAGCTTTTTTAAAAAGCGCGTATATACATAAGCAGGGGGCACGATCACGGTGAGGCCACACAATTCGCGTAGCTGTCCATTGCGGCTCAATTCCCGACGCAATGATTCAATCGATGTGTGCTCAAAGACAACCCCTGCAAGCATCGTATTCCACATCGCGCGAACAGGGTATTCATTTCGCCCTTTATATCGTTTTTTCTCCAACGTTCGCATCAACGCTTCATCCGGTAAATAATCGAGCACCAAACGTAAGCGTTCCAAATCTCCAAGATCCGCAAGATCTTCCCATGAAAATAAGCTCATTTGTGGTATAATAGCCATAACAGGTGACCCTCCAGGGTAATAGTTGGTTTTTTGTCTATAACTATTCTAACCCACTAGTGGAGCGGTTTCACCTGTTTTTTTATGATTTGGGGTCGATGTATCAGGATCCGTGCTTTTGACCTTCGCCAAGCCTTTAATTCCGTTTGATTTTGGGAGAAAATATTTTTTCACGTCACTCGCACCCCTTGTGCGGCAACGGTTTTGAAACAGCGCAATTAGCTCAACGATCCACCGTAAGTTAGTCACCCAGGACAATATTTTATATGCTTAATCCTCCTAAAAATAAAACAATGAAAATCAGAAGTGCAAGACTTGCTAAGGCATTTTTAAAACACTTTATTCCCTTGTTGTAGTATTTAAATTTCTTTTGACATATTAAAGATGCGATATGAGTTTGTGAATGAATATCCTTAAGTAACCGTTCATCATCAAGATTTGCAACCTCTTTGTGAAATTCATCTATCGACAGTGATGATATATCACCAAAGTATAATAATGACCTGTCCAAGCGGTTTTTAGTGGAAGCTACCAAAGATCTCAAAACATTTTTTAACCCTTTATATGAGCAGAAAGCGAAGTATAAAAAAGTCACTATAACAATAAATAGAAATATAATTTGACCAACAGAATTTACATTTCTAAACACTTCATGGATAACCATTAAAGACGTTGATGCAAAACCGCTTGTAAGGAAGATCGTGAGAATTATACCGAAAAATACAAGTAAATAAGATGATTTAGTGTCTACATTTTGAATCCAATAATTTACTCTGTCTAAGTTTTTGTAGGCATCGTGTATTTTCATATCTTAATCACATGGAACATGGACTTTGGTTCTGTTTCTCCTCTAACCAATCATTCATTTCAATATTAATTACATTGGCATGATATAAGTCTTTACTTTGGTTATTGATAAACCAACTTTGGTAATACTCGTCGTATACATTCTTAGCACCAGCTAATTTTTCATAAACCTTACTCCCAATTGCAATAACATCAATGTGATCCTTGTTTGCTTGTCCGCATAAATTAGAAGCTGAATTCACCGTATCTCCCATCCAAACGATATCTTTAATGCCAGTACCACTATTTCCAGCATTTATCATCAAAGCTCTGCCTTGATCAATCCCTATACCTATCTTGATAGGATCCTTCCCCCTTTTACATAATTTATAGTTTAAT belongs to Salicibibacter cibi and includes:
- a CDS encoding transposase, which produces MAIIPQMSLFSWEDLADLGDLERLRLVLDYLPDEALMRTLEKKRYKGRNEYPVRAMWNTMLAGVVFEHTSIESLRRELSRNGQLRELCGLTVIVPPAYVYTRFLKKLRAHESKVEAIFETMVEQLSELLPDFGKALAIDGKAVDSFAKGKHKDEDPDGRRDTDADYGKKEYKGKHKDGTIWNKVIKWFGYKIHLIVDAAYELPVAYSVTKASVPDINAGHDMINELEKERPWLLGQAETLAGDRGYDDTKMLERLWDDHQTKPVIDIRDMWKDGEDTRQLMDIENVTHDYKGTVYCHCPMTGKEREMANGGFEKDRATLKKRCPAKQYGITCEGQAECPIAQGIRIPLKEDRRIFTPIDRASYTWAKAYVKRTAVERVNSRLDVSFGFEQHTTRGQKKMKMKTRLALCTMLAMALGHIQEGRPEKMRSLVS
- a CDS encoding Pycsar system effector family protein: MKIHDAYKNLDRVNYWIQNVDTKSSYLLVFFGIILTIFLTSGFASTSLMVIHEVFRNVNSVGQIIFLFIVIVTFLYFAFCSYKGLKNVLRSLVASTKNRLDRSLLYFGDISSLSIDEFHKEVANLDDERLLKDIHSQTHIASLICQKKFKYYNKGIKCFKNALASLALLIFIVLFLGGLSI